One genomic window of Panicum hallii strain FIL2 chromosome 6, PHallii_v3.1, whole genome shotgun sequence includes the following:
- the LOC112898311 gene encoding nitrate reductase [NADH] 1-like yields MAASVEPTHLARLEPSSAQMHAFMNGTRAYPPSPRLSDRGITALVSSPSQPWDEDDDDEQDWRELYSSHLQLEVEPAAHDRRDVGTADTWVERNPSLIRLTGKHPLNCEPPLARLMRHGFITPAPLHYVRNHGAVPRADWAAWTVEVAGLVRRPARLTMEQLVRDFPAVELPVTLVCSSNRRGEQNMVRQTVGFNWGPAAVSTSVWRGARLRDVLRRCGIVPRSGGALNVCFEGADGLPGGGGAGTTYGTSIRREWAMDPTMDVMLAYMQNGAPLLPDHGFPVRVVVPGCTAGRMVKWLRRIVVTTVESDNYYHYRDNRFLPSHVDAELADAEGWWYKPEHVINEMNINSVITTPGHDEILPVDGVTTQGGYTVKGYAYSGGGKKVTRVEVTLDGGETWLVCDLDHPEKPNKYGKYWCWCFWSVEVEVLDLLGAKEIAVRAWDQSLNTQPEKLVWNLMGMMNNCWFRVKVNVCQPRKGEIGLVFEHPTQPGNQPGGWMARQKRIDAAEAAATALKRGTPDPPTTSTAGASKRFTMAEVREHASRVSAWIVVHGSVYDCTAYLKDHPGGADSILINAGTDCTEEFDAIHSDKAKALLDAYRIGELVTTGNRGRGSDASIHCASSLSHLDPIPGAVKPPAPTVALSNPREKVPCRLVDKKELSRDVRLFRFALPSADQALGLPVGKHILVCADIDGKLCARAYTPTSAADEVGHFELLVKVYFKDEHPKFPDGGLMTQYLESLPMGSYIDVKGPLGHVEYTGRGEFLINGEPRRVRRLAMVAGGSGIAPMYQVIQAVLRDQPEDETEMHLVYANRTEEDILLRGELDRWAAEFPDRLKVWYVVDQVKRPEEGCGYSVGFVTENILREHVPEGGEDALALACGPPAMIQHAVAPNLEKMKYHRSSSFVVF; encoded by the exons ATGGCCGCTTCCGTCGAACCCACGCATCTCGCCCGCCTCGAGCCGAGCTCCGCTCAGATGCACGCTTTCATGAACGGCACCAGGGCGTACCCTCCTTCCCCGCGCCTCTCTGACCGTGGCATCACTGCCCTTGTCTCGTCGCCGTCGCAGCCGTGggacgaagacgacgacgacgaacaGGACTGGCGCGAGCTCTACAGCTCGCACCttcagctggaggtggagccaGCGGCGCACGACCGGCGCGACGTGGGCACCGCGGACACGTGGGTCGAGCGCAACCCGTCCCTCATCCGGCTCACCGGGAAGCACCCGCTCAACTGCGAACCGCCGCTGGCGCGCCTCATGCGCCACGGCTTCATCACCCCGGCGCCGCTGCACTACGTGCGCAACCACGGCGCCGTGCCGCGGGCGGACTGGGCTGCGTGGACCGTCGAGGTGGCGGGCCTCgtccgccgccccgcgcggctcACCATGGAGCAGCTCGTCCGGGACTTCCCCGCCGTGGAGCTCCCCGTCACGCTCGTCTGCTCCAGCAACCGGCGCGGGGAGCAGAACATGGTACGGCAGACGGTGGGCTTCAACTGGGGCCCCGCCGCCGTGTCCACCTCCGTGTGGCGCGGCGCGCGCCTCCGCGACGTGCTGCGCCGGTGCGGCATCGTGCcgcgcagcggcggcgcgctcaACGTGTGCTTCGAGGGCGCCGACGgcctccccggcggcggcggggccggcacCACGTATGGCACCAGCATCCGGCGCGAGTGGGCCATGGACCCGACCATGGACGTCATGCTCGCCTACATGCAGAACGGCGCGCCGCTGCTGCCGGACCACGGCTTCCCGGTGCGCGTGGTCGTCCCCGGCTGCACGGCCGGCCGCATGGTCAAGTGGCTCCGCCGCATCGTCGTCACCACCGTGGAGTCCGACAACTACTACCATTACCGCGACAACCGCTTCCTGCCGTCCCACGTGGACGCCGAGCTCGCCGACGCGGAAG GGTGGTGGTACAAGCCGGAGCACGTCATCAACGAGATGAACATCAACTCGGTGATCACGACGCCGGGGCACGACGAGATCCTGCCCGTCGACGGCGTCACCACGCAGGGCGGCTACACCGTGAAGGGGTACGCCTACTCCG GTGGCGGCAAGAAGGTGACACGGGTGGAGGTGACGCTGGACGGCGGCGAGACATGGCTGGTGTGCGACCTCGACCACCCGGAGAAGCCCAACAAGTACGGCAAGTACTGGTGCTGGTGCTTCTGGTCCGTGGAGGTCGAGGTGCTTGACCTCCTCGGCGCCAAGGAGATCGCCGTCCGGGCCTGGGACCAGTCGCTCAACACCCAGCCCGAGAAGCTCGTCTGGAACCTCATG GGGATGATGAACAACTGCTGGTTCAGGGTGAAGGTGAACGTGTGCCAGCCGCGTAAGGGGGAGATCGGGCTGGTGTTCGAGCACCCGACGCAGCCCGGCAACCAGCCGGGCGGGTGGATGGCGCGGCAGAAGCGCATCGACGCGGCGGAGGCCGCCGCGACGGCGCTCAAGCGCGGCACGCCCGATCCGCCCACCACGAGCACCGCTGGCGCCAGCAAGCGGTTCACCATGGCCGAGGTCCGGGAGCACGCGTCGCGGGTCTCGGCGTGGATCGTCGTCCACGGCAGCGTCTACGATTGCACCGCGTACCTCAAGGACCACCCGGGCGGCGCCGACAGCATCCTCATCAACGCCGGCACCGACTGCACGGAGGAGTTCGACGCCATCCACTCCGACAAGGCCAAGGCGCTCCTCGACGCGTACCGCATCGGCGAGCTCGTCACGACAGGCAACAGAGGCCGCGGCTCCGACGCCTCCATCCACTGCGCGTCCAGCCTCTCCCACCTCGACCCCATCCCCGGCGCCGTCAAGCCCCCCGCGCCCACCGTTGCGCTCTCCAACCCGCGCGAGAAGGTCCCCTGCCGCCTCGTCGACAAGAAGGAGCTCTCCCGCGACGTCCGCCTCTTCCGCTTCGCCCTGCCGTCGGCCGACCAGGCGCTTGGCCTCCCGGTCGGCAAGCACATCCTAGTGTGCGCCGACATCGACGGGAAGCTGTGCGCGCGGGCGTACACGCCGACGAGCGCGGCAGACGAGGTCGGCCACTTCGAGCTCCTCGTGAAGGTGTACTTCAAGGACGAGCACCCGAAGTTCCCCGACGGCGGGCTTATGACCCAATACCTGGAGTCCCTCCCGATGGGCTCCTACATCGACGTCAAGGGGCCGCTCGGCCACGTCGAGTACACCGGCCGCGGCGAGTTCCTGATCAACGGCGAGCCGCGGCGGGTGCGCCGCCTCGCGATGGTCGCCGGGGGGAGCGGGATCGCGCCGATGTACCAGGTGATACAGGCGGTGCTGCGCGACCAGCCGGAGGATGAGACGGAGATGCACCTCGTGTACGCCAACCGGACGGAGGAGGACATCCTCCTGCGCGGCGAGCTGGACCGGTGGGCGGCCGAGTTCCCTGACAGGCTCAAGGTGTGGTACGTGGTCGACCAGGTGAAGCGGCCGGAGGAGGGGTGCGGGTACAGCGTCGGCTTCGTGACGGAGAATATACTGCGGGAACACGTGCCGGAGGGCGGCGAAGACGCGCTGGCGCTCGCCTGCGGGCCGCCGGCGATGATCCAGCACGCTGTCGCGCCGAACCTTGAGAAGATGAAGTACCACAGGTCCAGTTCTTTCGTCGTCTTCTAA
- the LOC112896561 gene encoding nitrate reductase [NADH]: protein MAASVEPRQQFGRLEPVRGGATNGAKAYPPPASHIPRRADSPVRGCGFPPLVSPPRGRTDDASDDEYDEQEDWRELYGSHLQLEVEPAVHDARDEGTADAWVERNPSLIRLTGKHPLNCEPPLARLMHHGFITPAPLHYVRNHGAVPRGDWATWTVEVTGLVKRPARLTMEELARDFPAVEVPVTLACAGNRRKEQNMVQQTVGFNWGPAGVSTSVWRGARLRDVLRRCGIMPRRGGALNVCFEGAEDLPGGGGSKYGTSVTREWALDPSRDIMLAYMQNGEPLLPDHGFPVRVIIPGCIGGRMVKWLKRIIVTPAESDNYYHYKDNRVLPSHVDAELANAEAWWYKPEYIINELNINSVITTPGHDEILPINGVTTQRGYTMKGYAYSGGGKKVTRVEVTLDGGETWLVCDLDHPEKPNKYGKYWCWCFWSVEVEVLDLLGAKEIAVRAWDQSLNTQPEKLIWNLMGMMNNCWFKVKVNVCRPHRGEIGLVFEHPTQPGNQAGGWMARQKHLETAEAAAPGLKRSTSTPFLNTTDGKQFTMSEVRKHASQESAWIVVHGHVYDCTKFLKDHPGGADSILINAGTDCTEEFDAIHSDKAKALLDTYRIGELITTGTGYNSDNSVHGGSVLSHLAPIREAARAPAPLALSNPREKIHCRLVSKKELSRDVRLFRFALPSSDQVLGLPIGKHIFVCATIEGKLCMRAYTPTSMVDEIGHFDLLVKIYFKNEHPKFPNGGLMTQYLESLPIGSYIDVKGPLGHVEYTGRGNFVINGKQRHAKRLAMIAGGSGITPMYQVIQAVLRDQPEDETEMHLVYANRTEDDILLRDELDRWAADYPDRLKVWYVIDQVKRPEEGWKYSVGFVTEAVLREHVPEGSDDTLALACGPPPMIKFAISPNLEKMKYDMANSFIVF, encoded by the exons ATGGCCGCCTCTGTCGAGCCGCGGCAGCAGTTCGGCCGCCTGGAGCCGGTGCGCGGCGGCGCCACGAACGGCGCCAAGGCGTACCCTCCTCCGGCGAGCCACATCCCTCGCCGCGCTGACTCGCCCGTGCGCGGCTGCGGCTTCCCTCCCCTCGTCTCGCCGCCCCGCGGCCGGACCGACGACGCGTCGGACGACGAGTACGACGAGCAGGAGGACTGGCGCGAGCTCTACGGCTCGCacctgcagctggaggtggagcccGCGGTGCACGACGCGCGCGACGAGGGCACCGCCGATGCCTGGGTCGAGCGCAACCCGTCCCTCATCCGGCTCACGGGGAAGCACCCGCTCAACTGCGAGCCCCCGCTGGCACGCCTCATGCACCACGGCTTCATCACCCCGGCGCCGCTCCACTACGTGCGCAACCACGGCGCCGTGCCGCGCGGGGACTGGGCGACGTGGACCGTCGAGGTGACGGGTCTCGTGAAGCGCCCCGCCCGGCTCACCATGGAGGAGCTCGCCCGCGACTTCCCCGCCGTCGAGGTCCCCGTGACGCTCGCCTGCGCGGGCAACCGGCGCAAGGAGCAGAACATGGTGCAGCAGACGGTGGGCTTCAACTGGGGCCCCGCCGGCGTGTCCACCTCCGTGTGGCGCGGCGCGCGCCTCCGCGACGTGCTCCGCCGGTGCGGCATCATGCCCCGCAGGGGCGGCGCCCTCAACGTCTGCTTCGAGGGCGCCGAGGacctccccggcggcggcgggtccaAGTACGGCACCAGCGTCACGCGCGAGTGGGCGCTGGACCCGTCCCGGGACATCATGCTCGCCTACATGCAGAACGGCGAGCCGCTGCTGCCGGACCACGGCTTCCCCGTGCGCGTCATCATCCCCGGCTGCATCGGCGGGCGCATGGTCAAGTGGCTCAAGCGCATCATCGTCACCCCCGCCGAGTCCGACAACTACTACCATTACAAGGACAACCGCGTCCTGCCGTCGCACGTCGACGCCGAGCTCGCCAATGCCGAAG CGTGGTGGTACAAGCCGGAGTACATCATCAACGAGCTCAACATCAACTCGGTGATCACGACGCCGGGGCACGACGAGATCCTGCCCATCAACGGCGTCACCACGCAGCGGGGCTACACCATGAAAGGATACGCCTACTCCG GTGGCGGCAAGAAGGTGACACGGGTGGAGGTGACGCTGGACGGCGGCGAGACATGGCTGGTGTGCGACCTCGACCACCCGGAGAAACCCAACAAGTACGGCAAGTACTGGTGCTGGTGCTTCTGGTCCGTGGAGGTCGAGGTGCTTGACCTCCTCGGCGCCAAGGAGATCGCCGTCCGGGCCTGGGACCAGTCGCTCAACACCCAGCCCGAGAAGCTCATCTGGAACCTCATG GGGATGATGAACAACTGCTGGTTCAAGGTGAAGGTGAACGTGTGCCGGCCGCACAGGGGCGAGATCGGGCTGGTGTTCGAGCACCCGACGCAGCCGGGCAACCAGGCGGGCGGGTGGATGGCGCGGCAGAAGCACTTGGAGACGGCGGAGGCCGCGGCGCCGGGGCTCAAGCGCAGCACCTCCACGCCCTTCCTCAACACCACCGACGGCAAGCAGTTCACCATGTCGGAGGTGCGCAAGCACGCGTCGCAGGAGTCGGCGTGGATCGTCGTGCACGGCCACGTCTACGACTGCACCAAGTTCCTCAAGGACCACCCCGGCGGCGCCGACAGCATCCTCATCAACGCCGGCACCGACTGCACGGAGGAGTTCGACGCCATCCACTCCGACAAGGCCAAGGCGCTCCTCGACACCTACCGCATCGGCGAGCTCATCACCACCGGCACCGGCTACAACTCCGACAACTCCGTCCACGGCGGGTCCGTGCTCTCCCACCTTGCGCCCATCCGCGAGGCCGCCAGGGCCCCCGCGCCCCTCGCGCTCTCCAACCCGCGCGAGAAGATCCACTGCCGCCTCGTCAGCAAGAAGGAGCTCTCCCGCGACGTCCGCCTCTTCCGCTTCGCCCTCCCGTCGTCCGACCAGGTGCTCGGCCTCCCCATCGGCAAGCACATCTTTGTCTGCGCCACCATTGAGGGGAAGCTCTGCATGCGAGCCTACACGCCGACGAGCATGGTGGACGAGATCGGCCACTTCGACCTCCTCGTGAAGATCTACTTCAAGAACGAGCACCCCAAGTTCCCCAACGGCGGCCTCATGACCCAGTACCTGGAGTCGCTCCCGATCGGCTCCTACATCGACGTCAAGGGGCCTCTGGGCCACGTCGAGTACACCGGCCGCGGCAACTTCGTGATCAACGGCAAGCAGCGCCACGCGAAGCGCCTCGCCATGATCGCCGGCGGAAGCGGGATCACGCCGATGTACCAGGTCATCCAGGCGGTGCTGCGCGACCAGCCGGAGGACGAGACGGAGATGCACCTCGTGTACGCCAACCGGACGGAGGACGACATCCTCCTCCGCGACGAGTTGGACCGGTGGGCGGCCGACTACCCGGACAGGCTCAAGGTATGGTACGTGATCGATCAGGTGAAGCGCCCGGAGGAGGGGTGGAAGTACAGCGTCGGGTTCGTGACGGAGGCCGTCCTGCGGGAGCACGTGCCGGAGGGCAGCGACGACACGCTGGCCCTCGCCTGCGGGCCGCCGCCGATGATCAAGTTCGCTATCTCGCCGAACCTGGAGAAGATGAAGTACGACATGGCCAATTCTTTCATCGTCTTCTAA